One Kazachstania africana CBS 2517 chromosome 5, complete genome DNA window includes the following coding sequences:
- the REG1 gene encoding protein phosphatase regulator REG1 (similar to Saccharomyces cerevisiae REG1 (YDR028C) and REG2 (YBR050C); ancestral locus Anc_3.258), with translation MEKIIKLIGGIFEYFINIDKAEQQTGKNQRNKEHVTSSKISVASPVHTKSHEMSNNLASYFASSNKDSKDMEKRPPNDYDDMGPSVSMAKEAENDDEFEKSTFNLKRTRSMGLLDEYIDPTKKLIQQDNETETTPNSSSVSPPPENLLVPQDDNDVVREPERHVDYLSHHWEESEISNSWKYIILKKKKRDTDLINSSRLENASWRTWAKARSGLKTVSPEVVNWSKDSDVTWLYGPIVRDSHEMENSSNIIDNDQYGSDDENSKRRSSKKNTKVPKPILKKRTVTEILEENSLWKLNEARKHYNEMRHATSVMDPSSSVYDDYDYLAAKVNAQYFYKSKQQQKQILKSNDIQDNLASNQNEDSIKLNISPSTLLKPPIIRGSSDTTLPASIVSGLKQHLNKRNEAEMSNENDEEVPDNEVKLSSILTDPLRTKTHNTNRHIHFNDRVEQCVAIKYSKSDDALNSESDTTYQYSYNNSNDEDNESNNNYDNSEEEDYSEEEDDNNGGLFINARFTRRSDSIVHSPVTDTSSIDSSNAKHHHPHIHPIIKLLPATTLNYGSDDESDGSEFDNSYGNAVSHNVNTQRGYDYIYDYNSVYTGDTSSFFPIDSCDIIDVPEGIDLQTVIANESSNAFQENVNAYDDEPYSLSSNTDDEPYSLSSNTDDEEFIEDSRYQSSDDESNSDSNDNYDGGLQLRRTTSLGRGNNSLKDLNNSFNGAASLEILRSKTRSFITGQPLSPDVPTEGVNDKSILRSTVSSCSNSNKTFIFNSDSEDDEDEENIVPETVRFPLQPRTSNNEDDDYEDTGDELNFESLSIRNSRHRRTLQPPKRSPSSNSLSAPINYQDSSSNSIPSSTITDSNKSLRIPSNGPSLAEVSSNDVDINGYFEPRNQSIKLMVSERGFIDKSNSKSDSTQFNSSK, from the coding sequence atggaaaaaataataaaacttATAGGAGgcatttttgaatattttattaatattgACAAGGCAGAACAACAAACAGGGAAGAACCAGAGGAATAAAGAGCACGTTACAAGCAGCAAAATAAGTGTCGCATCCCCAGTTCATACTAAGAGCCACGAAATGTCAAATAATCTAGCCTCTTAttttgcttcttcaaaCAAGGATTCGAAAGATATGGAAAAGAGACCTCCGAATGATTATGATGATATGGGCCCCTCAGTTTCTATGGCTAAAGAAgcagaaaatgatgatgagtTTGAGAAATCCACGTTCAACCTGAAAAGAACAAGGTCTATGGGCCTGTTAGACGAATATATCGACCCGACCAAGAAGTTAATTCAACAAGATAATGAAACTGAAACAACCCCAAATTCCAGTTCGGTGTCACCTCCTCCAGAGAATTTATTGGTACCACAggatgataatgatgttGTCAGAGAACCTGAAAGACACGTCGATTACTTGTCTCATCACTGggaagaaagtgaaatcTCAAATTCTTGGAAGTACattatattgaagaaaaagaaaagggaCACTGATTTAATCAACTCTTCAAGATTGGAGAATGCATCATGGAGGACGTGGGCTAAAGCAAGATCTGGTCTGAAGACAGTCTCACCAGAAGTAGTGAACTGGTCAAAGGATTCAGATGTAACTTGGCTTTATGGCCCAATTGTACGTGATTCTCATGAAATGGAAAACAGTTCGAATATAATAGATAATGATCAATACGgttctgatgatgaaaactccaagagaagaagttctaaaaaaaatacaaagGTACCTAAACCAATcttaaagaaaagaactGTTACGGAAATTCTCGAAGAAAATTCTTTGTGGAAGTTAAATGAAGCTAGAAAGCATTATAATGAAATGAGGCATGCTACCAGTGTTATGGATCCAAGTAGTTCGGTATATGACGATTATGATTATCTTGCTGCAAAAGTTAACGCccaatatttttataaatcaaaacaacaacaaaagcaaattttaaaatcCAATGATATTCAGGATAATTTGGcttcaaatcaaaatgaagatagTATAAAACTCAACATAAGTCCTTCCACTCTTTTGAAACCACCAATTATTAGAGGTAGTAGTGATACCACTTTGCCAGCATCCATTGTAAGTGGGTTAAAACAACATCTTAATAAGCGAAATGAAGCAGAAATgagtaatgaaaatgatgaagaagtacCGGATAATGAGGTCAAGTTATCGTCCATTTTGACGGATCCTTTACGAACGAAAACTCATAACACAAATAGGCATATCCATTTCAATGACCGTGTTGAACAATGTGTGGCaattaaatattcaaaatctgaTGATGCTTTAAACTCCGAAAGTGACACTACTTACCAATATTCATATAATAACAgcaatgatgaagataatgaaagtaATAACAATTACGATAattctgaagaagaagattattctgaggaagaagatgacAACAATGGTGGCTTGTTTATAAACGCAAGATTCACAAGAAGATCTGATTCTATTGTCCATTCCCCCGTTACTGACACTTCGTCCATTGATTCGTCAAATGCAAAACACCATCATCCTCATATACATCCAATTATAAAGTTACTGCCGGCCACAACATTAAATTATGGCTCGGATGATGAATCTGATGGGAGCGAATTCGATAACAGCTATGGTAATGCAGTGTCTCATAACGTCAATACTCAAAGAGgttatgattatatttatGACTATAACTCCGTTTACACTGGTGATACATCAAGTTTCTTTCCAATCGATTCATGTGACATTATTGATGTTCCTGAGGGAATTGATTTACAAACTGTTATCGCCAATGAAAGTAGTAACGCCTTTCAAGAAAACGTAAATGCGTATGATGATGAACCTTACAGCTTATCATCAAATACTGATGATGAACCTTACAGCTTATCATCAAAtactgatgatgaagagttCATAGAAGACTCTCGATATCAAAGTAGCGATGATGAATCGAATTCAGATAGTAATGATAATTATGATGGTGGTTTACAACTAAGGAGAACGACTTCCTTGGGAAGAGGTAacaattcattgaaagatttgaataattcttttaatgGTGCTGCTTCATTAGAAATATTAAGATCTAAGACGCGCAGTTTTATCACAGGTCAACCCTTAAGTCCTGATGTTCCAACAGAGGGTGTTAATGATAAATCCATATTAAGGTCTACTGTATCATCATGTAgtaattcaaataaaacattcattttcaattctgacagtgaagatgacgaagatgaagaaaatattgtacCAGAAACAGTACGATTTCCATTACAACCACGCACGAGCaacaatgaagatgatgactACGAAGACACAGGGGACGAActaaattttgaatcattgTCAATAAGAAATAGTAGGCATAGACGTACTTTACAACCTCCAAAAAGATCACCAAGTTCAAACTCACTTTCTGCACCAATAAATTATCAGGATAGTAGCAGCAATTCAATCCCATCATCTACCATCACAGATTCGAACAAGAGTCTCAGGATTCCAAGTAACGGGCCCTCTCTGGCAGAAGTTAGCTCAAACGATGTTGATATAAATGGATATTTTGAACCaa
- the RAD28 gene encoding Rad28p (similar to Saccharomyces cerevisiae RAD28 (YDR030C); ancestral locus Anc_3.259): MNKQRLKRQIGLLQPTDLQGQVKISQFEKLIENLTLYHSTKYIKYYNHPYKINCLALNNDKTSFLAGNNNGTVSLWNLDNTLSTSHILNNKLARTSTKPHSHLFGINDMKWYSIDDGMFFTCGNDKFVKLWDTNKFINVQDLEFNSNLFQMDTANQFILVTLDDYYPRLIDLRNMNLGITIFGKHLNSKTLCCKINPVRDNLIASSDNDGMIRIWDVRMNYRSIEEWKAHSRSINDMVWNDNGTKLISTGVDGKIQIWREPFNETQGQLIGDINITRNRFLKRTSQRMIWLNDKYLIYNTDLNEIHIYDTVENKFYNRIEFPRDINTNGQFMGMCLQDDLTNGMGIRLITGANVSSINNDSFILEYKLP, translated from the coding sequence ATGAATAAGCAAAGGTTGAAGAGACAGATAGGGTTGTTACAACCTACAGACTTACAGGGTCAAGTTAAGATTtctcaatttgaaaaactcaTTGAGAATTTAACCCTGTATCATTCGACTAAGTAcataaaatattacaatCATCCGTACAAGATCAATTGTCTGGCACTCAATAACGACAAGACTTCTTTTCTAGCTGGGAATAATAACGGTACTGTTTCACTATGGAACCTGGATAACACACTTTCAACTTCACATATTTTAAATAACAAACTAGCGAGGACATCGACAAAACCACATTCTCATCTCTTCGGGATAAACGACATGAAATGGTACTCCATAGATGATGGGATGTTCTTCACCTGTGGTAACGATAAGTTTGTAAAGCTCTGGGATACGAACAAGTTCATCAATGTGCAAGATTTAGAATTCAATTCcaatttgtttcaaatgGATACGGCAAATCAATTCATTCTCGTTACACTGGATGATTACTACCCGCGGTTGATAGATTTGAGGAATATGAATCTGGGTATAACTATTTTTGGCAAACATTTAAATTCCAAGACTCTATGTTGTAAGATTAATCCCGTGAGAGATAATCTGATTGCCAGTTCTGATAACGATGGAATGATCAGAATCTGGGACGTAAGAATGAACTATAGATCTATCGAAGAGTGGAAGGCACACTCCAGATCTATCAACGATATGGTTTGGAATGATAACGGTACAAAATTGATCTCGACAGGTGTAGATGGTAAGATACAAATTTGGAGAGAGCCGTTCAATGAAACTCAGGGACAGCTTATAGGGGATATCAATATTACGAGGAACAGATTTCTCAAGAGGACCTCCCAGAGAATGATCTGGCTTAATgacaaatatttgatttacaACACCGATTTAAACGAAATACATATCTACGACACAGTCGAAAACAAGTTCTACAACAGAATTGAGTTCCCCCGAGACATTAACACCAATGGCCAATTCATGGGCATGTGCCTCCAAGATGACCTCACCAACGGAATGGGCATCAGGCTCATCACCGGAGCCAACGTCAGCTCCATTAATAACGACAGCTTTATTCTCGAATACAAGCTACCTTGA
- the KAFR0E01240 gene encoding uncharacterized protein (similar to Saccharomyces cerevisiae RFS1 (YBR052C) and PST2 (YDR032C); ancestral locus Anc_3.261), which translates to MTKVAIIVYTLYGHTAKLAEAEKKGVEAAGGQADIFQVPETLTPEVVKALGGAPKPEYPLATRETLTEYDAFLFGIPTRFGNFPAQWKAFWDRTGGLWAKGSLHGKVAGCFVSTGTGGGNEATIMNALSTLAHHGIVYVPLGYKNCFPELTNLQEVHGGSPWGAGTIAGADGSRNPSELELKVHEIQGKTFYETALKF; encoded by the coding sequence ATGACTAAAGTTGCTATTATTGTCTACACATTATATGGCCACACTGCCAAGTTGGCTGAGgctgaaaagaaaggtGTCGAAGCCGCTGGCGGACAAGCTGATATCTTTCAAGTTCCAGAGACCTTAACTCCAGAAGTTGTCAAGGCATTAGGAGGTGCTCCAAAGCCAGAATATCCACTTGCCACCAGAGAAACTCTTACTGAATACGATGCCTTCCTTTTCGGTATTCCAACAAGATTCGGTAATTTCCCTGCTCAATGGAAGGCCTTCTGGGACAGAACCGGTGGTCTATGGGCTAAAGGTTCTTTACATGGTAAAGTTGCTGGTTGTTTTGTCTCTACGGGTACCGGTGGTGGTAATGAAGCTACTATCATGAATGCTCTTTCCACATTGGCCCACCACGGTATCGTATACGTCCCATTAGGTTACAAGAACTGTTTCCCGGAATTGACCAATTTACAAGAAGTTCATGGCGGTTCTCCATGGGGCGCAGGTACCATTGCCGGTGCTGATGGTTCTAGAAACCCAAGTGAATTGGAGTTAAAGGTTCATGAAATCCAAGGTAAGACCTTCTATGAAACTGCTTTGAAATTCTGA
- the LYS14 gene encoding Lys14p (similar to Saccharomyces cerevisiae LYS14 (YDR034C); ancestral locus Anc_3.264): MLSNSDPAENNLLNQKELDSLLFNSTNYLSPASLSGKSPFSTTNSDSNKGTAISTNTDISSTTIPILPSEHGNQHGLYFTSQYNHPATSPDMSATTLNASSTEDATLLRYSSSPSSLNDSGNSSKSKTKLDTKVTSTVKDGKGNIVKRKYSRNGCTECKRRRMKCDETKPSCWQCARLNRECVYVLNPKNKKRKTQSTSSSIHTKIKEPPTNKADEVVANADDIRIPSFEPLNDIEGFDTNLLMQNLNDIVNMKLNDSISLNEGLKDFDLDIPDLLLPTTGNLNSVPISFLVNNSVQFDIKLSSFKLGGIHNKYLKVFYHDCLDSIAPFFQDQCNPLRDILLSFAKNENYLLSAILAIGASISFRETNQVDDEKNYCAYLSHCLTLLDEQFSNDSNVLKKIEPIILTVILLAWDCINSMNTQWRQHLKGVTDLFKKITMGTSSKVLNVSKCWFKVMETFASISTVLGGSLLNDDLDLIFDPYDYQYVDSLKFLNIMTPLNEFNLLRGHKEDFDLVIKEVIRSLNVIRPKSASNIVDKEKKSDYSLWSSDNNEGKLSYFDTQKILIQINEQLEYEFIDKSGIIPITSQSHPNNSGIKDNAIDMVTLNSGETIAISWYDISHQTQVLSFLLIVLIKLLGVPRESNTVQEVVKKIMSFFKFVDSQNPPQNQRTCYSNFAVLLAGLNAMDEETRNAVKAYFELNGKKFRRLTEHNLKRLEQVWYGDNKDHKFEDQDVLTW, encoded by the coding sequence ATGCTGTCAAATAGTGATCCAGCCGAAAATAATCTTCTGAACCAGAAGGAACTGGATTCTCTGCTATTCAACTCAACGAATTATTTGTCACCGGCTTCTTTGAGTGGGAAGTCGCCATTTTCTACAACTAATTCAGATTCCAATAAAGGCACTGCAATTTCGACTAATACTGATATATCCAGTACCACAATTCCTATACTTCCATCGGAACATGGAAACCAACACGGCCTTTATTTCACTTCGCAGTATAATCACCCGGCAACTTCTCCAGACATGTCAGCCACCACTTTAAATGCCTCCAGCACAGAGGATGCCACCTTACTACGGTATTCTTCATCGCCGTCATCACTTAATGATAGTGGTAATAGTAGTAAATCAAAAACTAAACTCGATACAAAAGTTACTTCGACAGTTAAAGATGGGAAGGGGAATATAGTCAAGAGAAAGTACTCGCGGAATGGGTGTACTGAGTGTAAAAGAAGACGGATGAAATGTGATGAGACTAAGCCTAGCTGTTGGCAATGTGCGAGATTGAATCGAGAATGTGTCTATGTTTTAAATCCtaagaacaagaagagaaagacaCAgtcaacttcttcatctattCATACTAAAATCAAGGAGCCTCCCACCAATAAAGCCGACGAGGTTGTAGCTAATGCCGATGATATACGGATCCCCAGTTTTGAACCGcttaatgatattgaaggCTTTGatacaaatttattaatgcaaaatttgaatgatatagtcaatatgaaattaaatgattCCATTTCGTTGAACGAAGGATTGAAAGATTTCGATTTGGATATACCAGATCTATTGCTACCTACCACTGGTAATTTAAATTCCGTACCAATCTCATTTTTAGTTAATAACTCTGTTCAATTTGACATCAAATTATCATCCTTCAAATTAGGTGGCATCCACAACAAGTATTTGAAAGTGTTCTATCACGATTGTTTGGATTCTATAGCaccattttttcaagaccAATGTAACCCATTACGTGACATATTATTATCCTTTgcaaagaatgaaaattatcTTCTATCAGCAATACTTGCCATCGGTGCATCAATATCCTTCAGAGAAACAAACCAAGTAGATGAtgagaaaaattattgtgCATATTTATCGCATTGTTTGACACTATTAGATGAACAGTTTAGTAACGATTCCAATGtgctgaaaaaaattgaaccCATAATATTGACAGTAATTTTACTGGCATGGGATTGTatcaattcaatgaatacGCAGTGGAGACAGCATTTGAAAGGTGTCACTGATTTGTTTAAGAAAATCACAATGGGGACATCATCTAAGGTTTTGAACGTTTCTAAATGTTGGTTTAAAGTGATGGAAACATTCGCTAGCATAAGTACTGTGCTCGGTGGATCATTACTTAATGATGATCTTGATCTAATTTTTGATCCATACGATTATCAGTACGTGGATTCACTcaagtttttgaatataatgactccattaaatgaatttaatcTCTTAAGAGGCCATAAGGAAGATTTCGATCTTGTTATTAAGGAAGTAATACGGTCATTGAATGTTATTAGACCGAAGAGTGCTAGTAATATCGTGGacaaagagaagaaatCTGATTATTCATTGTGGTCAagtgataataatgaaggtAAACTTTCATATTTCGATAcacaaaaaattttgattcaaataaatgaaCAATTAGAATATGAGTTTATTGATAAGAGTGGGATAATACCTATTACAAGTCAATCACATCCAAACAATAGTGGGATTAAAGATAATGCTATTGATATGGTGACATTAAATAGTGGTGAAACGATTGCAATCAGTTGGTACGATATCTCCCATCAGACACAAGTGCTATCGTTTCTATTGATTGttctaataaaattattgggTGTTCCAAGAGAATCTAATACTGTACAGGAAGTGGTCAAGAAGATTAtgtcattttttaaatttgtcGATAGCCAAAACCCGCCACAGAATCAAAGAACTTGTTATTCAAACTTTGCTGTATTATTAGCTGGCTTAAATGCTATGGATGAGGAGACGAGAAATGCTGTTAAAGCATATTTCGAATTGAACGGTAAGAAATTCAGAAGATTGACAGAACATAATCTGAAAAGATTAGAGCAAGTTTGGTACGGAGATAACAAGGACCACAAATTCGAGGACCAAGACGTCCTAACGTGGTGA
- the PRP6 gene encoding U4/U6-U5 snRNP complex subunit PRP6 (similar to Saccharomyces cerevisiae PRP6 (YBR055C); ancestral locus Anc_3.265), with protein MDRPAFLDMDPPPGYIPGIGRGATGFSIRGEKSAKIPNRLQQNGRSNEISKQNKDQDLSDNDNEGDMTFNMIDKRLEMKGTKAARVNKDKGDGKGQFSDVKRSLATVSEEQWMNIPDAVDITRRNKRSRLEEQLNRKTYAAPDSLVSRNVNLTKLTEEREKILGRQLDVAFLDKNQNNGGQDYLTQLESLGLNTSNNVDAQDEDLQRMRIILKSYRNSDPKSPQGWIASARLEERAQKFKVAKKIIEQGCAECPRNEDIWLESIRHNQTDLNRCKELVAAGIHLNPNSKSLWIKAIELEHEPFNKHRVIKRALQELPNDETLWKLVIKHENDKDEALKILEKAVEFVPDSMDLWGALVNSQSYTMAKATLNRARQYLLKNVDFWILATQLEEKHNNDVSLEELTVLIQKGLDSIYSSETPMPLHDLLKKATLMETKGTAKKTHEAYIRVVLRSQIQGTGGEAELKIFEGLENSLTKIYCYRILLETNPLKLSIWNLLKNTCEDIDKVDELHKTFDNILFQDQEYRILKQSPNLVLVYAKELWKYNKNIDKAIEVINKAIEVIPISLDLFFAKIKLLCESQQFDRVELLFEKMENEMKNKLENDSMGRFYYKYVNFLRFRGENSTAIKILEDICLSNYDNNYKFYLQLGQIFLDIGRFENARETFKVGTNKLEACAPLWLALANVDEKQLKNTVKARSDLDLGLIKNPNNEELIVAKAQLEERLGNKDQAKLIIAQALKAHPEKASLWTESIRLLRSQKSSSKKTTFQDALKHTKNDYRVLLEIGISFYLDSQFVTASKWIERAAKANTAYGDSWVWLCRCYRKQRKETSSIYKQVQNHEPRYGPEWISISKDVKKQFANTSQILDFLTN; from the coding sequence ATGGATCGTCCTGCATTTCTTGATATGGATCCACCTCCTGGTTATATCCCAGGTATAGGTAGAGGTGCTACCGGGTTTTCCATTAGAGGAGAAAAGAGTGCTAAAATACCAAATAGGCTACAACAAAATGGCAGaagtaatgaaatttcaaagcaGAATAAAGATCAAGATCTTAGTGACAATGACAACGAAGGGGATATGACCTTCAATATGATTGATAAGCGGTTAGAGATGAAAGGAACTAAGGCAGCAAGAGTAAATAAGGACAAGGGCGACGGTAAGGGACAGTTTAGTGATGTAAAAAGATCCCTAGCCACTGTAAGTGAAGAGCAATGGATGAATATTCCGGATGCGGTTGATattacaagaagaaataaaagatcCAGGTTGGAGGAACAGTTAAATAGGAAGACTTACGCGGCACCTGATTCCTTGGTTTCAAGAAATGTGAATTTAACTAAACTGACTGAAGAAAGGGAGAAAATCTTGGGTAGACAATTAGACGTTGCATTTCTAGATAAAAATCAGAATAATGGTGGCCAAGATTACTTGACCCAACTAGAAAGTTTGGGATTAAATACATCAAATAATGTTGACGCACAGGATGAAGATTTACAAAGAATGCGTATTATATTAAAATCATACAGAAATTCTGATCCAAAGAGCCCACAAGGTTGGATTGCATCTGCCCGGTTAGAGGAAAGGGCACAAAAGTTCAAGgttgcaaaaaaaattattgaacaaGGTTGTGCAGAATGTCCCagaaatgaagatataTGGCTTGAAAGCATCAGACATAATCAAACAGATTTAAATCGTTGCAAGGAATTAGTAGCAGCAGGTATACATTTAAATCCAAATTCAAAGAGCTTATGGATCAAAGCCATCGAATTAGAACATGAACCTTTTAACAAGCATAGAGTAATTAAAAGAGCACTACAAGAACTACCGAATGATGAAACTTTATGGAAATTAGTTATAAAacatgaaaatgataaagatgaggctttgaaaatattagaaaaagcTGTCGAATTTGTACCAGATAGTATGGATCTTTGGGGGGCATTAGTAAATTCACAGAGTTACACAATGGCTAAAGCTACATTGAACAGAGCAAGACAGTACTTACTAAAAAATGTTGATTTCTGGATTCTGGCGACCCAATTAGAAGAGAAGCATAATAACGATGTTTCTCTAGAGGAACTCACAGTGTTGATTCAGAAAGGTCTAGATTCTATATATTCAAGCGAAACACCAATGCCACTGCATGACTTGTTAAAGAAGGCTACTTTGATGGAGACCAAGGGTACAGCGAAAAAGACACATGAAGCCTATATAAGAGTAGTGCTTCGATCTCAAATTCAAGGCACTGGTGGTGAAGCAGAgttgaagatatttgaaGGGCTGGAGAATTCTTTAACCAAAATTTATTGCTATAGAATATTGCTTGAAACAAACCCTCTCAAACTTTCGATTTGGAATTTACTCAAAAATACATgtgaagatattgataaagTCGATGAATTACATAAAACATTCgataatatattatttcaagatCAGGAATATCgtattttgaaacaaagcCCAAATCTGGTACTTGTCTACGCAAAGGAATTGTGGAAATACAATAAAAACATTGATAAAGCCATTGAAGTTATTAATAAGGCAATTGAAGTTATTCCCATCTCTTTAGACTTGTTCTTCGCCAAGATAAAATTACTCTGTGAATCACAGCAATTTGATAGAGTTGAACTCTTATTCgagaaaatggaaaatgaGATGAAGAATAAACTTGAAAACGACTCTATGGGGAGATTTTATTATAAGTACGTCAATTTTCTCAGATTTAGAGGTGAAAATTCTACTgcaatcaaaattttggaagaCATTTGTCTCTCGAACTACGATAACaattataaattttatttgcaGTTAGGccaaatatttcttgacATTGGCAGGTTTGAAAATGCCCGGGAAACATTTAAAGTTGGTACTAACAAACTTGAAGCCTGCGCTCCCCTTTGGTTAGCATTAGCCAATGTGGACGAGaagcaattgaaaaatactGTCAAAGCCCGTTCTGATCTAGATCTTGGCCTAATAAAGAACCCTAACAACGAAGAGCTTATTGTAGCGAAAGCACAACTAGAAGAGCGATTGGGAAATAAAGACCAGGCAAAATTAATTATTGCACAGGCATTAAAAGCGCATCCCGAAAAGGCATCACTGTGGACAGAGAGTATACGACTACTGAGATCTCAAAAGTCTTCTTCGAAAAAGACAACTTTTCAAGACGCTCTCAAGCATACGAAAAATGATTACAGGGTGTTACTAGAAATAGGTATATCCTTCTACCTGGACTCTCAGTTCGTCACGGCTAGTAAATGGATTGAAAGAGCTGCGAAGGCAAACACCGCTTACGGTGACTCATGGGTGTGGCTTTGTCGTTGCTACCGCAAACAGAGGAAAGAAACCAGTTCAATTTACAAGCAAGTACAAAATCACGAGCCCAGATACGGGCCTGAATGGATTTCAATCTCAAAAGACGTCAAGAAACAATTTGCCAATACTTCTCAAATCTTAGATTTTCTCACCAACTAA
- the PFU1 gene encoding Pfu1p (similar to Saccharomyces cerevisiae YDR306C; ancestral locus Anc_5.327), producing the protein MANKLRPKKLKAPYRVYVAGEGFSKVEFSRIRNQTTELEGETSEDDSVVSISSNDVFPLQKMDLPWEIQKNIIFFLDDIKVSYLSVCKSWYSICLPILYYKPILNPHNFNKFVSTIISDRKRPIGNNVIELDLSTILQSGKNSNVSKILRRCSKNLLKFTAPQTSFGYSPLISLKSCINLKYLDLGLVSETVKLKELFQAIQNFKNLTHLAFPRSSINCEGHQEFVWPSNLQYLKLSGGITKEFLNETKMWPKSIKTLEFSYCPLIDDSAVYSILSQIGYNLDNLYFHYPMPLLTDNSLDFIFCYCTNLISIQLIVDYVSKWCFSENMLFKINDRPLRNIMLDCSGSLGLARKIHPDDFTIALLEKRLPNLEKISINSKLGWDLKSEDVNDLVNALEEQDGGLYLNY; encoded by the coding sequence ATGGCAAACAAATTAAGaccaaagaaattaaaggCCCCCTACAGGGTCTACGTAGCCGGTGAAGGCTTTAGTAAAGTGGAATTTTCTAGAATAAGAAACCAAACGACTGAACTTGAAGGTGAAACAAGTGAAGATGATTCTGTcgtttcaatatcttcaaatgatgTCTTTCCTCTACAAAAGATGGATTTACCATGGGAAATACAAAAgaatatcatcttcttcttagaTGATATAAAAGTTTCGTATCTTTCTGTGTGTAAATCATGGTATAGTATCTGTCTACctatattatattataaACCAATCTTAAATCCACACAACTTCAACAAGTTTGTAAGTACAATCATATCTGATCGTAAGAGACCAATAGGAAATAACGTTATAGAACTCGATCTCTCTACTATTCTACAAAGTGGTAAAAACTCAAAcgtttcaaaaattttacgACGGtgttcaaaaaatttactgaAATTTACTGCCCCACAAACAAGTTTCGGTTACTCtccattaatttcattgaaatcatgTATAAATCTCAAATATCTCGACCTGGGCTTAGTCTCAGAAACTgtcaaattgaaagaattatttcaagctatacaaaattttaaaaatttaacTCATTTGGCGTTCCCAAGATCTTCTATCAACTGCGAAGGTCATCAAGAATTCGTTTGGccatcaaatttacaatatttaaaattatcagGTGGTATCActaaagaatttttaaacGAAACTAAAATGTGGCCTAAATCTATAAAAACTTTAGAATTTTCATATTGTCCACTAATTGATGATTCTGCAGTGTATTCCATACTATCGCAAATTGGATACAATTTGGATAATCTATATTTCCATTATCCAATGCCTTTACTCACTGATAATTCGCTGGATTTCATCTTTTGTTACTgtacaaatttgatttccATACAATTAATCGTCGATTACGTCTCTAAATGGTGTTTCTCAGAAAACATGTTGtttaaaatcaatgacAGACCTCTACGTAACATAATGCTCGATTGTTCCGGTTCTCTGGGACTCGCACGTAAGATTCATCCAGATGATTTCACCATTGCCCTCCTAGAGAAGAGATTAccaaatttagaaaaaatctCAATCAACTCAAAACTAGGCTGGGATTTGAAATCTGAAGACGTTAACGATCTTGTAAATGCCCTCGAAGAGCAAGATGGTGGTCTCTATCTAAACTACTGA